One part of the Sorangiineae bacterium MSr11954 genome encodes these proteins:
- a CDS encoding class I SAM-dependent methyltransferase: MQGNRPSATAMRVAVRRAAHQLLDRPAIFDDPLAVRIVGEEAEASIVSDPDAHQRPILRTLRAFLVARSRYAEDALEASVARGVGQYVVLGAGLDTFAYRNRHPSLRVFEVDYPATQAWKRERLAAAGIAVPPSLTFAPVDFEEQTLAEGLARAGLDPSIPTFFSWLGVTYYLSRDVVMNALRFVASRGAGTEIVFDFSIPPDGMPPEERREFDTMAALVAAIGEPWVTFLEPLPLSHEVAAMGYSYVETLTPGAIHTRFFEGRADGLRSGGFGHLLHARV, translated from the coding sequence ATGCAAGGCAATCGTCCGAGCGCCACGGCCATGCGGGTCGCCGTCCGTCGCGCCGCGCATCAACTGCTCGATCGCCCGGCGATCTTCGACGATCCGCTGGCCGTGCGCATCGTGGGCGAGGAGGCCGAAGCGTCGATCGTCTCCGATCCGGACGCGCACCAGCGGCCCATCCTTCGTACCCTTCGCGCCTTTCTGGTCGCACGCAGCCGCTACGCGGAGGATGCGCTCGAGGCGTCGGTCGCGCGGGGCGTGGGTCAATACGTCGTCCTTGGCGCGGGCCTCGACACGTTCGCCTATCGGAACCGGCACCCGTCGCTGCGCGTGTTCGAGGTCGACTACCCGGCCACGCAAGCGTGGAAGCGCGAGCGGCTCGCGGCAGCCGGCATCGCCGTGCCGCCTTCCCTGACATTCGCGCCCGTGGATTTCGAGGAGCAAACGCTCGCGGAGGGGCTCGCGCGGGCGGGGCTCGATCCGTCGATCCCGACGTTCTTCTCGTGGCTGGGGGTGACGTACTACCTCTCGCGCGACGTGGTGATGAACGCGCTGCGCTTCGTGGCTTCGCGCGGCGCGGGGACCGAGATCGTGTTCGACTTTTCCATTCCGCCCGACGGGATGCCGCCCGAGGAGCGCCGCGAGTTCGACACCATGGCGGCGCTCGTCGCCGCCATCGGCGAGCCGTGGGTCACCTTCTTGGAGCCGCTGCCCCTCTCGCACGAGGTCGCGGCCATGGGGTACTCCTATGTGGAGACGCTCACGCCGGGCGCCATCCATACGCGCTTCTTCGAGGGCCGCGCCGACGGGTTGCGCTCGGGCGGCTTCGGGCACCTTCTGCACGCGCGCGTGTGA
- a CDS encoding M20/M25/M40 family metallo-hydrolase, protein MDSIDWGTEGDRCIALLADLLRIPSVNRGTGEEGDGGESPAAERLAEFLREANIEPRIFEKKKGRACLVARVKGTGERPPILLNAHLDVVEADPTRWDHPPFGGEIHDGYLWGRGAIDMKHMAAMSACVLALLARGAAGKLDRDVIFAAVADEEAGCADGSLFLVDEHPDQVRAEYTLGEVGGFSLHLLGRTFYPIQVAEKGVCWVRATFEGNPGHGSLPDPNSAVLRMANAVSALGRARLPMHPSAPVAGFLRALAARLPLPQRGALSLLAVPAVAGAILDHLVTDPDQRRTFGALLSNTATPTLVRAGSKVNVIPGRASVDIDGRVLPGQTEASFLEELRAVLGKDATLEVLRSLPPVETTSTSPLFDHLAATIRRHAPQAVPIPFVIPGFTDAKAYTRLGSTCYGFAPVRFDPTHTDVVFSRMYHGHNERIPVDGLRWGLTLLYDAVARFCSRKNGVDAG, encoded by the coding sequence ATGGATTCCATCGACTGGGGTACCGAGGGCGACCGCTGCATCGCGCTCCTCGCCGATCTGCTGCGCATTCCCAGCGTGAACCGCGGCACGGGCGAAGAAGGCGATGGAGGGGAGAGCCCTGCCGCCGAGCGCCTGGCGGAGTTTTTGCGCGAGGCGAACATCGAGCCCCGCATCTTCGAGAAGAAGAAGGGGCGCGCCTGCCTGGTGGCGCGCGTGAAAGGAACGGGCGAGCGCCCGCCCATCCTGCTCAACGCGCACCTGGACGTGGTCGAGGCCGACCCAACGCGCTGGGACCATCCGCCGTTCGGCGGGGAGATCCACGACGGGTACCTCTGGGGGCGCGGCGCCATCGACATGAAGCACATGGCCGCCATGAGCGCGTGCGTCCTCGCGCTGCTCGCGCGCGGCGCGGCCGGCAAGCTCGATCGCGACGTCATCTTCGCGGCGGTGGCCGACGAGGAGGCCGGCTGCGCCGATGGCAGCCTCTTTCTCGTCGACGAGCACCCCGACCAAGTACGTGCAGAGTACACGCTCGGCGAGGTGGGCGGCTTCTCGCTGCACCTCCTCGGGCGCACCTTTTACCCGATTCAAGTCGCGGAGAAGGGCGTCTGCTGGGTGCGCGCCACCTTCGAGGGCAACCCGGGGCATGGCTCGCTCCCCGATCCGAACAGCGCGGTCTTGCGCATGGCCAACGCGGTCTCGGCGCTGGGCCGCGCGCGCCTGCCCATGCATCCTTCCGCGCCGGTGGCCGGCTTTCTTCGGGCGCTCGCCGCGAGGCTCCCGCTGCCGCAGCGCGGCGCGCTCTCCCTGCTCGCCGTCCCGGCGGTGGCGGGCGCCATCCTCGACCACCTGGTGACCGATCCCGATCAGCGCCGGACCTTTGGCGCGCTCTTGTCGAACACGGCGACGCCGACCCTCGTGCGGGCCGGAAGCAAGGTGAACGTCATTCCGGGACGCGCGTCGGTGGACATCGATGGGCGGGTGCTGCCGGGACAGACGGAGGCGTCGTTTTTGGAGGAGCTGCGCGCCGTCCTCGGGAAAGATGCGACCCTAGAAGTGTTGAGATCGCTTCCGCCCGTCGAAACCACATCGACTAGCCCGCTCTTTGACCATCTGGCGGCAACAATCCGCCGTCATGCGCCTCAAGCGGTGCCGATTCCATTCGTCATTCCGGGATTTACCGATGCCAAGGCTTATACGCGCCTCGGTTCGACGTGCTACGGTTTCGCCCCTGTCCGCTTTGATCCCACGCACACGGATGTCGTCTTTTCCCGCATGTATCATGGCCACAACGAGCGTATCCCCGTCGATGGGCTGCGTTGGGGGCTTACGCTTCTATATGACGCCGTCGCTCGCTTCTGCAGCCGAAAGAACGGCGTGGACGCGGGCTGA
- a CDS encoding roadblock/LC7 domain-containing protein: MVNPQMVMYEEEFNQIQTVVDRLVRDANAKVVFIVDKNGQLIAASGDIDNVDTTSLASLTAGNIAATGGMAKLLKEQEFATQFHEGEKANIHIQLVGNRVILVVIFDSRSSLGLVRLRVKKASEELNHIFEALLKKVQEPGADSPFAEITDEDIDNLFND, translated from the coding sequence ATGGTCAACCCGCAGATGGTGATGTACGAAGAGGAGTTCAATCAGATCCAAACGGTCGTCGATCGTTTGGTTCGCGACGCGAACGCCAAGGTCGTCTTCATCGTCGATAAAAACGGCCAACTCATCGCCGCGAGCGGTGACATCGACAACGTCGATACGACGAGCCTGGCCTCTCTGACGGCAGGTAACATCGCCGCCACGGGAGGTATGGCCAAGCTCCTGAAGGAGCAGGAGTTCGCCACCCAGTTCCACGAGGGCGAGAAGGCGAACATCCACATTCAGCTCGTCGGAAACCGCGTCATCCTGGTCGTCATTTTCGACTCGCGTTCCAGCCTCGGGCTGGTGCGCTTGAGGGTGAAGAAGGCGAGCGAGGAGCTCAATCACATCTTCGAGGCGCTCTTGAAGAAGGTGCAGGAACCCGGAGCGGATTCACCATTTGCCGAGATCACCGATGAAGACATCGACAACCTCTTCAACGATTGA
- a CDS encoding GTPase domain-containing protein, which produces MSFINYMAREINCKLVYYGPGLCGKTTNLQYIYERTNPEAKGKMISLATETERTLFFDFLPLALGEIRGFKTRFHLYTVPGQVFYDASRKLILKGVDGVIFVADSQIERTEANLESVENLRTNLAEQGYNLDKLPYVMQYNKRDLPNTASVEELRQMLNPTNVPEYEAVARTGVGVFETLKSIAKLVLTELRKGG; this is translated from the coding sequence ATGAGCTTCATCAATTACATGGCCAGGGAGATCAACTGCAAGTTGGTCTATTACGGTCCTGGGCTCTGCGGAAAAACGACGAATCTCCAGTACATCTACGAGCGCACCAACCCGGAGGCGAAGGGCAAGATGATCAGCCTCGCCACCGAAACGGAGCGGACGCTCTTTTTCGACTTTCTCCCCCTCGCGCTGGGAGAAATCCGCGGCTTCAAGACCCGCTTCCACCTGTACACGGTGCCGGGGCAGGTCTTCTACGATGCCTCGCGCAAGCTCATTCTGAAGGGCGTCGACGGGGTCATCTTCGTGGCCGACTCCCAGATCGAGCGGACCGAGGCGAACCTGGAGTCGGTCGAGAACCTGCGCACCAACTTGGCCGAGCAGGGCTACAACCTCGACAAGCTCCCGTACGTCATGCAGTACAACAAGCGCGATCTGCCGAACACGGCCTCGGTCGAGGAGCTTCGCCAGATGCTCAACCCGACCAACGTGCCCGAGTACGAAGCTGTGGCGCGAACGGGCGTGGGCGTGTTCGAAACGCTGAAGTCGATTGCCAAGCTGGTCCTAACCGAGCTCCGCAAGGGTGGTTGA
- a CDS encoding metallophosphoesterase, producing MQLLALSDLHVADRTNRDAIAAIPPHRDDWLILAGDIGETEEHLAWTFETLGAKFARLLWVPGNHELWTTPRAADLRGDAKYRRLVDVCRAYGVSSPEDPYPVWEGKGADGTDTGPCVIAPLFVLYDYSFRPDHVTRDGAVPWAKEHDLVCADEFLLDPHPYPTRDAWCAARCAATEERLAAVDPALPTVLVNHFPLRQEHAWLPSIPRFSIWCGTRRTHDWHQRFRAKVVVSGHLHVRTTRWLDGVRFEEVSLGYSRQWSQSRGAESYLRTIL from the coding sequence ATGCAACTTTTGGCCCTGAGTGATCTCCACGTAGCCGACCGTACCAACCGCGATGCCATCGCCGCGATCCCACCGCATCGCGACGACTGGTTGATCCTCGCGGGCGACATCGGCGAGACGGAAGAACATCTGGCGTGGACCTTCGAGACCTTGGGCGCCAAGTTTGCGCGGCTCCTGTGGGTGCCGGGCAACCACGAGCTCTGGACGACCCCCCGCGCGGCCGATCTTCGCGGCGACGCCAAGTACCGCCGCCTGGTGGACGTATGTCGCGCCTACGGGGTGAGCTCGCCCGAGGATCCGTACCCGGTGTGGGAAGGAAAGGGCGCCGACGGGACGGACACGGGCCCCTGCGTCATCGCCCCGCTGTTCGTCCTCTACGACTATTCGTTCCGTCCGGACCATGTGACGCGCGACGGCGCGGTGCCGTGGGCCAAGGAGCACGACCTGGTGTGCGCCGACGAGTTCCTGCTCGATCCGCACCCGTACCCCACGCGCGATGCCTGGTGCGCCGCGCGCTGCGCCGCCACCGAGGAGCGCCTCGCTGCCGTCGATCCCGCGCTGCCGACCGTGCTCGTGAACCACTTTCCGCTGCGCCAGGAGCACGCGTGGCTCCCGAGCATCCCGCGCTTCTCGATCTGGTGCGGCACCCGGCGGACGCACGATTGGCACCAGCGCTTCCGGGCGAAGGTGGTGGTGAGCGGGCACCTTCACGTTCGCACCACGCGCTGGCTGGACGGGGTGCGCTTCGAGGAGGTGTCCCTCGGGTACTCGCGCCAATGGTCGCAATCGCGCGGCGCCGAGAGCTACTTGCGCACGATTCTGTGA
- a CDS encoding VOC family protein: MPEVTKYQPGTFCWVELAARGVNDAKKFYKEIFAWSYDDVPIPGGGVYTMCKVRDRDVCALSEQREETIAQGVPPHWLAYISVTNADAIAQRAGELGGHVLASPFDVMDVGRMAILADPTGAFFALWQPGKHFGAGLLREAQAMEWNELSTTDPAAAQRFYTSLFGWTTREASGAGMEYIDFALGEYMVGGMMKAQPGMPSAWVTYFSVVDPDGSSKSTASLGGTVLLAPMDIPGVGRIAVLQDPQGSVFGVVRMVKK, translated from the coding sequence ATGCCGGAAGTGACCAAGTACCAGCCGGGGACGTTCTGTTGGGTGGAGCTCGCGGCGCGCGGGGTGAACGACGCGAAGAAGTTCTACAAGGAGATCTTCGCCTGGAGCTACGACGACGTTCCGATTCCCGGCGGCGGCGTCTACACCATGTGCAAGGTGCGCGATCGCGACGTCTGTGCGCTCAGCGAGCAGCGCGAGGAGACCATCGCGCAAGGCGTTCCGCCGCACTGGCTGGCGTACATTTCGGTGACCAACGCCGATGCGATCGCCCAGCGCGCCGGAGAGCTCGGGGGACACGTGCTCGCGTCGCCGTTCGACGTGATGGACGTGGGGCGGATGGCGATCCTCGCCGATCCGACGGGGGCCTTCTTTGCGCTCTGGCAGCCGGGGAAGCACTTCGGCGCCGGCCTTTTGCGCGAGGCGCAGGCCATGGAGTGGAACGAGCTGTCGACCACCGATCCGGCGGCCGCGCAGCGCTTCTACACGAGCCTGTTCGGATGGACCACGCGCGAGGCCAGCGGCGCGGGCATGGAGTACATCGACTTCGCGCTCGGCGAGTACATGGTCGGCGGCATGATGAAGGCGCAGCCCGGGATGCCCTCGGCGTGGGTCACGTACTTCTCCGTGGTCGATCCCGACGGCAGCAGCAAGAGCACAGCGTCGCTGGGCGGCACGGTGTTGCTCGCGCCCATGGATATCCCCGGCGTGGGCCGCATCGCCGTGCTCCAAGATCCGCAAGGCTCGGTCTTCGGCGTGGTTCGCATGGTCAAGAAGTAG
- a CDS encoding (2Fe-2S)-binding protein produces the protein MGKILVCRCEDVTLHELEEAIERGHDDLESLKRYTGFGTGWCQGKSCVALCAHLLRKNGGAADFPITPRPPLHPLPLRDLAGLADVADDDIAKGRPPQ, from the coding sequence ATGGGCAAAATTCTCGTATGTCGCTGTGAAGACGTGACCCTCCACGAGCTCGAGGAGGCGATCGAGCGCGGTCACGACGACCTCGAGTCGCTCAAGCGCTACACGGGGTTCGGCACCGGGTGGTGCCAGGGAAAATCGTGCGTGGCCTTGTGCGCGCACCTGTTGCGCAAGAACGGCGGCGCCGCCGACTTTCCCATCACGCCGCGCCCTCCGCTGCACCCGCTCCCGCTTCGCGATCTGGCAGGGCTCGCGGACGTGGCGGACGATGACATCGCGAAGGGCCGTCCGCCTCAGTAG
- a CDS encoding COX15/CtaA family protein has translation MPRFAKFAWGLLAYNLLVIAWGAYVRASGSGAGCGAHWPLCNGEVLPRAPGVEMLVELSHRITSGLSLLGGLALAIAAHRTYPRGSVVRRGAWTAFGLVGAEALIGAGLVLFELVAHDKSMKRGLSMALHLTNTFFLLAALTLTAFWASGGARVSLRRQGVVAWSLGLAVAFMLVLGMSGAVTALGDTLFPVHSVSEGLLQEISTGAHIFVRLRLLHPVIATLTAVVVLLAATLARLLRPTRLVRKLSLTVSLLIVAQMIAGIANVALLAPIPMQLVHLLLADSVWIALILLAASALRAPEAHALPGPSAEGGVLSY, from the coding sequence GTGCCGCGATTCGCCAAATTTGCCTGGGGGCTCCTCGCCTACAACCTCCTCGTCATTGCCTGGGGTGCCTATGTGCGCGCGAGCGGCTCCGGCGCGGGCTGCGGAGCGCACTGGCCGCTGTGCAACGGGGAGGTCCTCCCGCGTGCACCGGGGGTGGAAATGCTGGTGGAGCTCTCGCACCGGATCACCAGCGGCTTGTCGCTCCTCGGAGGGCTCGCCCTCGCGATCGCGGCGCACCGCACGTACCCGCGCGGCTCGGTGGTGCGGCGTGGGGCGTGGACGGCATTTGGCTTGGTGGGCGCGGAGGCGTTGATTGGCGCGGGGCTGGTGCTGTTCGAGCTGGTCGCCCACGACAAGTCGATGAAGCGCGGTCTCTCCATGGCGCTTCACTTGACCAACACGTTCTTCCTCTTGGCCGCGCTGACCCTCACCGCCTTTTGGGCGTCGGGCGGCGCGCGCGTGTCCCTGCGACGTCAGGGGGTCGTGGCATGGAGCTTGGGGCTCGCCGTCGCCTTCATGCTGGTGCTCGGCATGAGCGGCGCGGTGACCGCCCTCGGCGATACGCTCTTCCCGGTGCACTCGGTGTCCGAGGGGCTCCTGCAAGAGATCTCGACCGGCGCGCACATCTTCGTGCGGCTTCGGCTTCTTCACCCCGTGATTGCCACCCTCACCGCGGTGGTCGTTCTCTTGGCGGCCACGCTCGCACGTCTGCTCCGCCCCACGCGGCTCGTGCGCAAGCTCTCGCTCACCGTGTCGCTGCTGATCGTCGCGCAGATGATCGCGGGCATCGCCAATGTGGCGCTGCTCGCGCCCATCCCGATGCAGCTGGTGCACCTGCTCTTGGCCGACAGCGTGTGGATCGCGCTGATCCTCCTGGCCGCGAGCGCCCTTCGCGCGCCCGAGGCGCACGCGCTCCCGGGCCCTTCGGCCGAGGGCGGCGTGTTGAGCTACTGA
- a CDS encoding GGDEF domain-containing protein produces MTSIPPDDEEKTRVGKAPLDLVLGKSVRDRAYLIVLAGDSVGAMYRVEDGETLIGRTSTAKIRLTDDGISRRHARIVQRGTEVIIEDLQSANGTAVNDEKLEAAHILHDGDKIHIGSTTILKFTYHDDLEESFQQRMYEAALRDGLTKAFNKKHFLDRLETELAYAKRHRQPLSLIMMDVDHFKSINDTYGHVAGDFVLARLAKLAMGQVRTEDLFARYGGEEFGVICRGLDASRAGIFAERLRQLIASTPFENDDCTISVTISLGIATYPDVPAEDVGALITAADEALYAAKRSGRNRVQSALAYPPKAP; encoded by the coding sequence ATGACCAGCATTCCACCCGATGACGAAGAGAAAACACGAGTCGGAAAGGCTCCTCTCGATCTCGTCCTCGGAAAGTCGGTTAGGGATCGCGCTTATCTCATCGTCCTCGCCGGCGACAGTGTCGGTGCGATGTACCGCGTCGAGGACGGAGAAACGCTGATCGGACGAACCTCAACGGCCAAAATCCGCCTCACCGATGACGGCATATCGCGCCGTCATGCGCGCATCGTGCAGCGCGGCACGGAGGTCATCATCGAGGACCTGCAGAGCGCCAACGGCACCGCGGTGAACGACGAAAAGCTGGAGGCCGCCCACATCCTGCACGACGGCGACAAAATCCACATCGGCTCGACGACGATTCTCAAGTTCACCTACCACGATGATCTCGAGGAGAGCTTCCAGCAGCGCATGTACGAAGCCGCGCTGCGTGATGGGCTGACCAAGGCATTCAACAAGAAGCACTTCCTCGACCGGCTGGAGACGGAGCTGGCTTACGCAAAGCGGCATCGCCAGCCGCTGTCGCTGATCATGATGGACGTGGACCACTTCAAATCGATCAACGACACCTACGGACACGTCGCCGGCGACTTCGTGCTCGCGCGGCTCGCCAAGCTCGCGATGGGCCAAGTGCGCACCGAGGACCTGTTCGCCCGCTACGGCGGGGAGGAGTTCGGGGTCATCTGCCGCGGGCTCGATGCTTCACGCGCGGGCATCTTCGCCGAGCGGCTGCGTCAACTGATCGCAAGCACCCCGTTCGAGAACGACGATTGCACCATTTCGGTCACCATCAGCCTGGGCATCGCCACCTACCCCGACGTCCCCGCCGAGGACGTTGGCGCGCTCATCACGGCGGCGGACGAAGCGCTCTATGCCGCCAAGCGCAGCGGACGCAACCGGGTTCAGTCGGCCCTCGCGTACCCGCCCAAGGCGCCCTAG
- a CDS encoding MHS family MFS transporter, protein MFEWYDFYLYGSLAVFFGGLFFPQGNDTVQLLASLATFGAGFGVRPIGALVFGHLGDLVGRKYTFLVTMATMGLGTALIGLLPTYATWGIGATALLVFLRLLQGLALGGEYGGAATYVAEHVPDAQRGYYTSFIQTTATAGFFVSMGVIGITRASLGEVAFKEWGWRIPFLISFILLIVSLYVRLKMKESPLFSKMKAAGKASKNPLKESFTNPVNRRYVLIAFGAIAGQGVVWYTGQFYALTFLQTMLKIDWKTSYTLVSIALFITTPLFLVFGWLSDRIGRKKLILGGCLLGALTYLPIYMAMKYFSNPDGLPKADPAQINHVAMALLLALQMVYVCMVYAPMAAFLVELFPTRIRYTSMSLPYHLGNGWIGGFLPLIATAVTASAWAKETFGPNSIYTGLLYPIGMCIVTLIVGTLFIHETKDHRIDAETIGGH, encoded by the coding sequence TTGTTCGAATGGTACGACTTTTACCTTTATGGGAGCTTAGCCGTATTCTTTGGAGGTCTCTTTTTCCCGCAGGGGAATGACACGGTTCAACTGCTCGCGAGCCTGGCCACATTCGGGGCGGGCTTTGGCGTTCGTCCGATTGGTGCGCTGGTATTTGGTCACCTTGGGGACCTTGTCGGTCGCAAGTATACCTTCCTCGTCACCATGGCCACGATGGGCCTGGGAACGGCGCTCATCGGTCTGCTCCCCACGTACGCGACCTGGGGCATCGGCGCGACCGCGCTGCTCGTCTTTTTGCGTTTGCTCCAGGGGCTCGCGCTGGGCGGTGAGTACGGCGGAGCCGCGACCTATGTGGCCGAGCACGTCCCGGACGCGCAACGCGGCTATTACACGAGCTTCATTCAAACCACGGCCACGGCAGGCTTCTTCGTGAGCATGGGGGTCATCGGCATCACGCGCGCGTCGCTGGGCGAGGTGGCCTTCAAAGAGTGGGGCTGGCGCATTCCGTTCCTCATCTCGTTCATTTTGCTCATCGTCTCGCTCTACGTGCGGCTCAAGATGAAGGAGTCGCCCCTCTTCTCCAAGATGAAGGCGGCCGGGAAGGCGTCGAAGAACCCGCTCAAAGAGAGCTTCACCAACCCCGTCAACCGGCGCTACGTGCTCATCGCCTTCGGGGCCATCGCGGGCCAGGGCGTGGTTTGGTACACGGGGCAGTTCTATGCGCTGACGTTCTTGCAGACGATGCTGAAGATCGATTGGAAGACGTCGTACACCTTGGTGTCGATCGCGCTGTTCATCACCACGCCGCTCTTTCTCGTCTTCGGCTGGCTCTCGGATCGCATCGGGCGCAAGAAGCTCATCCTCGGCGGCTGCTTGCTGGGGGCGCTCACGTATCTGCCCATCTACATGGCCATGAAATACTTCTCGAACCCCGATGGGCTGCCCAAGGCCGATCCGGCGCAGATCAACCATGTGGCCATGGCGCTGCTGCTCGCCTTGCAGATGGTCTACGTCTGCATGGTCTACGCGCCGATGGCCGCGTTCCTGGTCGAGCTCTTTCCCACCCGTATCCGCTACACGTCCATGTCGCTGCCGTACCACCTCGGAAACGGCTGGATCGGCGGCTTCCTTCCGCTCATCGCCACCGCCGTCACCGCCTCCGCGTGGGCCAAAGAGACGTTCGGGCCCAACTCGATCTACACGGGCCTCCTCTATCCGATCGGCATGTGCATCGTCACCCTGATCGTGGGCACCCTCTTCATCCACGAGACCAAGGATCACCGTATCGACGCCGAGACCATCGGCGGGCATTGA
- the nagE gene encoding N-acetylglucosamine-specific PTS transporter subunit IIBC, with protein MTQAVNFGTVNFGKIQKLGRALMLPIAVLPVAGLLLRFGQDDLLGRPDLLGANAKLIAQAGGAVFDNLPILFAIGVAVGFAIDNAGVAGLAGGLGYLIMNAILKTWEKPGVKESKIDMGVLGGILIGVTAGLLYNRYKDTKLPDYLAFFGGKRFVPIVTGLTAVVYGIVFGFVWPPIQHVMDLIGQWLLTAGSIGVFIYGVLNRVLLVTGLHHVLNSMVWFIFGDFADATGKVAHGDLHRFFAGDPQAGIFMTGFFPVMMFGLPAACLAMYRTAKPENRKGVGGLLLSMALTAFLTGVTEPVEFAFVFLAPALYAVHAVLTGIAFVIVNALHIRLGFNFSAGIIDYVLSFGRAENPWLLIPVGAAYFAVYYGIFVFCIRHWNLATPGREPADTAVSHGPLVTDDAERAYAFIKALGGATNLRGIDACTTRLRLTLDKNDIVDEPALRRLGAKGIVRPGAGSLQVVLGPEADRVADTIRAALAEGGSAVVREAPQAAPAVARIAAAAPGIDRAAWVAALGGEGNLRVTETVAGTRLRAELVDADKVDEGALKRLGAKAVMRFSSTLVHVIVGPQSGDLAAALVTS; from the coding sequence ATGACGCAAGCGGTCAATTTCGGAACAGTCAACTTCGGAAAGATCCAGAAACTCGGCCGCGCGCTCATGCTGCCCATCGCAGTGTTGCCCGTGGCCGGGCTTCTTTTGAGGTTTGGTCAAGACGACCTTCTGGGCCGCCCTGACCTCCTCGGTGCGAATGCCAAGCTGATTGCGCAGGCGGGCGGCGCCGTCTTCGACAACCTGCCCATTCTGTTCGCCATCGGCGTGGCGGTGGGGTTCGCGATCGACAATGCGGGCGTGGCGGGGCTCGCGGGCGGTCTCGGGTACCTCATCATGAACGCCATTTTGAAGACGTGGGAGAAGCCCGGGGTCAAGGAGAGCAAGATCGACATGGGTGTCCTCGGGGGCATCCTCATCGGCGTCACCGCCGGCTTGCTCTACAACCGCTACAAGGACACCAAGCTCCCCGACTACCTCGCCTTCTTCGGCGGCAAACGGTTCGTGCCGATCGTGACCGGCCTGACGGCGGTCGTCTACGGCATCGTCTTCGGCTTCGTGTGGCCGCCCATCCAGCACGTGATGGATCTGATCGGGCAGTGGCTCCTCACGGCCGGCTCCATCGGTGTGTTCATCTACGGCGTCCTCAATCGCGTGCTCCTCGTCACCGGCCTGCACCACGTGCTCAACAGCATGGTGTGGTTCATCTTCGGCGACTTCGCCGACGCGACGGGCAAGGTCGCCCACGGCGATCTCCACCGCTTCTTCGCCGGCGATCCGCAGGCGGGCATCTTCATGACGGGGTTCTTCCCGGTGATGATGTTCGGCCTCCCGGCGGCGTGCCTCGCCATGTACCGCACGGCCAAGCCCGAGAACCGCAAGGGGGTCGGCGGCCTGCTCCTCTCGATGGCGCTCACCGCGTTCCTCACCGGTGTCACCGAGCCGGTGGAGTTTGCCTTCGTGTTCCTCGCGCCCGCCCTCTACGCCGTGCACGCGGTGCTGACCGGCATCGCGTTCGTGATCGTGAACGCGCTCCACATCCGCCTGGGATTCAACTTCTCCGCCGGCATCATCGACTACGTCCTGTCCTTCGGCCGCGCGGAGAACCCCTGGCTCCTCATCCCCGTGGGCGCCGCGTACTTCGCCGTCTACTATGGGATCTTCGTCTTCTGCATCCGCCACTGGAACCTGGCGACCCCCGGACGTGAGCCCGCGGACACAGCCGTGTCCCACGGTCCCCTCGTCACCGACGACGCCGAGCGCGCCTACGCGTTCATCAAGGCCCTGGGCGGCGCCACCAACCTGCGCGGCATCGACGCATGCACCACCCGCCTGCGCCTCACCTTGGACAAGAACGACATCGTCGACGAGCCGGCCCTCCGGCGTCTGGGCGCCAAGGGCATCGTGCGCCCCGGCGCGGGGAGCCTGCAGGTCGTCCTCGGACCGGAGGCCGATCGGGTCGCCGATACGATCCGCGCCGCCCTGGCCGAAGGCGGCTCCGCCGTCGTTCGCGAGGCTCCGCAAGCCGCGCCGGCGGTCGCGCGCATCGCCGCGGCGGCCCCGGGCATCGATCGCGCCGCGTGGGTCGCCGCATTGGGCGGCGAAGGTAACCTCCGCGTGACGGAGACCGTCGCGGGCACCCGCCTTCGCGCCGAGCTGGTGGATGCCGACAAAGTCGACGAGGGCGCCCTCAAGCGCCTCGGCGCCAAAGCCGTCATGCGCTTCTCGAGCACCCTCGTTCACGTCATCGTCGGCCCGCAATCGGGCGATCTCGCGGCGGCGTTGGTTACGTCGTAG